Proteins encoded by one window of Panicum virgatum strain AP13 chromosome 7N, P.virgatum_v5, whole genome shotgun sequence:
- the LOC120682726 gene encoding stem-specific protein TSJT1-like — translation MLAIFQKQVAHAPQELNSPRSGGAKPRSPDEILRDFHAAHPADAFSASFGGGAALACVAARACPAAGHQRMFCGLDDIYCVFLGRLDNLSALIRQYGLCNKSTNEALLVIEAYRTLRDRGPYPADQVVKDLAGSFAFVVFDNKSGAVFAALSADGGVPLFWGIAADGSVVICEDREIVKRGCGKSYAPFPVGCMFHSEGRLKSFEHPMNRLKALPRVDSEGVMCGATFKVDTFTKINSMPRVGSATNWAAWDDQAI, via the exons ATGCTGGCCATCTTCCAGAAGCAGGTGGCGCACGCGCCGCAGGAGCTCAACAGCccccggagcggcggcgccaagcCCAGGAGCCCCGACGAGATcctccgggacttccacgccgCGCACCCCGCCgacgccttctccgcctccttcgggggcggcgccgcgctcgcctgcgtcgccgcgcgcgcctgCCCGGCCGCTGGCCACCAGCGCATGTTCTGCGGCCTCGACGACATCTACTGCGTCTTCCTCGGCCGCCTCGACAACCTCAGCGCCCTCATCCGCCAGTACGGCCTCTGCAACAAGTCCACCAACGAGGCGCTGCTCGTCATCGAGGCCTACCGCACCCTGCGCGACCGCGGGCCCTACCCCGCCGACCAGGTCGTCAAGGACCTCGCCGGCTCATTCGCCTTCGTCGTCTTCGACAACAAGTCCGGCGCCGTATTCGCAGCCCTG agcgccgacggcggcgtgccTCTGTTCTGGGGCATCGCGGCGGACGGCTCCGTGGTCATCTGCGAGGACCGGGAGATCGTCAAGCGCGGGTGCGGCAAGTCGTACGCGCCCTTCCCCGTGGGGTGCATGTTCCACAGCGAGGGCAGGCTCAAGAGCTTCGAGCACCCCATGAACAGGCTCAAGGCGTTGCCCCGGGTGGACAGCGAGGGCGTCATGTGCGGGGCCACCTTCAAGGTCGACACCTTCACCAAGATCAACTCCATGCCACGTGTCGGCAGCGCCACCAACTGGGCCGCATGGGACGACCAAGCCATCTAG